One Leptospira bouyouniensis DNA window includes the following coding sequences:
- a CDS encoding DUF1499 domain-containing protein, with product MSIFTCMAFTILFMANCTGTRPDNLGIRSGKLLECPKTPNCISSYSDPADKEHFRSPAPYTKSTSDALLLLKKRILDSPRTKIVKEENNYLYIEFTSLLMRYVDDVEFYFDEKTKLLHFRSASRLGKSDFGVNRKRIETLLKDIEI from the coding sequence ATGAGTATATTCACTTGTATGGCATTCACCATATTATTTATGGCAAACTGTACCGGCACTAGACCAGACAATTTAGGGATTCGATCTGGGAAGTTATTAGAATGTCCGAAAACTCCGAATTGTATCAGTAGTTATTCTGATCCAGCTGACAAAGAACATTTCCGTTCTCCTGCACCTTACACAAAATCTACGAGTGATGCACTTCTTCTTTTGAAAAAAAGGATTCTTGACTCACCTAGAACAAAGATTGTAAAAGAAGAGAACAATTATTTATACATTGAATTTACATCATTACTCATGCGATATGTTGATGATGTTGAATTCTATTTTGATGAAAAAACAAAACTCTTACACTTTCGATCCGCATCGAGACTTGGCAAATCAGATTTTGGTGTGAACCGAAAACGAATCGAAACACTCCTTAAGGACATTGAAATTTAA